Sequence from the Rutidosis leptorrhynchoides isolate AG116_Rl617_1_P2 chromosome 3, CSIRO_AGI_Rlap_v1, whole genome shotgun sequence genome:
AACATCTTCATCACCACCTTTCACTTTACCCAAAATTCGATAACCTCTACAAGGACCAATCCCAGCTTGATTCAACTTGAATAaaaatgatttttgagaattatttAATCGTCTTTGAGATTTTAAATGTTTTATGTGATGAGGATGAACCAATATATGGTTATGAGCTTTCACAAACTTTTGAATGACAAATTTATTGTATTTATTTAACACAATACCAATAGAAGCAAGACATCCTGTCCTCTGTGATGGCctatttcttttcttcttctttttgttATTATCTACTCGAATAGGCAGCGTTTGTTTAACTCTATAACCAACATTATCATCAACAGACTTTAATGTATTAACTTCCCCAAAACAATCCACATTCATATCAAATATATCATCAGTAGCTGAAACATCCTCAGGTTTATGCAAAATCTCTTGATTAGATCCTTGCTTGCTACATAGAAAATACTTATATCTGACTAGACTATTACCAAATTTATCAAACCCTCTCTTTGATGAAGACTTCCTTACCTCAAACCCACCATTAACTGCATACTCCTTGTAGAAATTATATGCTAAATCTATAGAATCAAAAACCATTCCTATAGCTGGTAAAAGAGATTCGTCTACATTAGGTGTCCACGATTTTATACCAGAAGACGAAATTTTCTCAGAACCAACACAGAAACTTTTGGGTACATAAACACCTGTGAAAAAGtataaaaaaaaacataaatataaatataatccaTCAAAAAAGATGCATAAAGGTGCATCGAAAAAAATATATGTAGAACAGAGATTTTATACCTCTAAAAAGTACAAAACACACATGTAGAACAcagattttataccacaaaattgtAAAAGCATAACAATGACTTACAACAGATACATGTAAATCTATATGCCTAAATGGCTTAGAACATACACATGTACATCACAGATGTAGAACACATATGTACATGTACATCAGAGAAGTAGAAACACAGATGTATTAAATGTAGAAAACACTAAATGCATCATGTAGAACACACGTGTGCAAAAAAAAACAGTAAATAAAGATGCATACATCACTAGAATGCATAGATGCATCATCTTGCATCTAGTTATGAAAAAAGAAATTGCTTCTAACAGTAGGAATTTCTCAAATAAATAAAGAATGATTTTAATTAAAACATGTAAACGTACATTCTCCGTCAGTATCATGATGTTCGAAGATCTCGATATGATCAAATTCATCACTGACGTCAGAAAAATGAGATTGTTCATCGTCATCGCCGTCGTTAACAACAAAATCATCTTTGACATGAAACTGATCATTACGATGAATCAAGTCATCAACTTGAACATTTTTATCACCGATCGACATTGTTTcctatcaaattttttttttaaaattcagaACAGAGAACTTGAATAATGTAATCAAATGACCTAAAAAAGATAAAGAATGTAAAAACGAAAATCAATTTAAATGATAGAACCCTAATATTGAATCGTAAAAGAATGAACTCGTAGAATTGGGGGAAAACATAGAACCCTAATTTTTGTATTAAACGATTTAAACATCAAAGTATTTATAGGTTAGACACATGTAAAATGACGAAATTACCCTTTACCAGTAAAATTAGAGGAAAACCAAAATTGTTCGAATCAAccattttttgttcgtccgtgatGTTTTTTTGTTCGGCCGCGTGAGTTCTCAGGATTCTCAAAtacaaaaagttctcatttgatccctctactatatatatatatatatatatatatatatatatatatatatatatatatatatatatatatatatatatatatatatatatatatatatatatatgaaactataAATTTAATGCTAAACATTTGTGATCTTCCACAATATAAAGTGATTTTTCAAACAAACAAAAAGAAGTGGTTCATAGGATGGTCAACATTTTGATGAATCCATAATCCTCCATCTCAATTCCTACAATCTCTCTCCAATATTCATTCATGTTTCCTGATCACTTGTATCTTTTTTCTCTCAACATTAACTTTTTCAATTTTCCAAAACCTTTTTCATTAGATCAATCACCCAAAGACCCATTCTTGTTGTTGCTCTCTCTGGTCCTTCCTTCCCTCCAACCATCCCAATGGGGAACTGTTGTTCCCAAACTCAACCTCCAGATAATAATGCAGAACTTGAAGTAAAAAAATCCTTAAAGGGTGACAAAACAAATGAACAAAACAACACAACAACAACGGTCCCCCCTAAAAAGATCCCAACCGCTCAAGCTGCCACAAAAAATGGCAACCAATCACCGATTGGAACAGTTTTGGGACGTCCTATGGAAGATGTTCGAACCCTTTATACAATAGGAAAAGAGCTTGGTAGAGGACAATTTGGTGTCACCCATTTGTGCACATGCAAGAAAACAGGAAAACAATTTGCATGTAAAACAATAGCTAAAAGGAAACTTGCTAATAAAGAAGATATTGAGGATGTAAAAAGGGAAGTGCAAATCATGCATCATTTGGCTGGACAGAATAATATTGTTGAGCTTAAAGGAGCATTTGAGGACAAACATTCTGTACATTTGGTTATGGAGTTGTGTGCCGGAGGAGAGTTGTTTGATCGAATAATTGCTAAAGGACATTATACGGAGAGGGCTGCAGCATCGTTACTTAGGACTATTGTTCGCATTGTTCATACATGTCATTCAATGGGTGTTATTCATAGAGATCTCAAGCCTGAAAATTTTCTTCTTCTAAATAAAGAAGAAAATGCTCCCCTTTTAGCTACCGACTTTGGCCTTTCTGTTTTCTACAAACAaggtctattattatcattattattaggattatgttAAATATAACCCTTAGGGTGAGGACTGTCGTTAATACACTTTAAACAATTGTACATTAATTTTAACCGCCACCACTAAATCAATAAGTAACCACTATGTACAACTGTTAAAAGCACGTTAAAGACATCGTTTAAGGGCGGTCGTTAGCAAAatccttattattgttattatgaatattaatattgatTCGTTTGAAGATCAATATACATGTTTTGGTTCTTGGTGCAGGTGAAGTGTTTAAAGATATTGTAGGAAGTGCATATTACATTGCACCCGAAGTATTAAAAAGAAAATACGGACCAGAAGTTGATATATGGAGTATCGGTGTCATGTTATATATTCTTTTAAGCGGAGTTCCTCCTTTTTGGGCAGgtgattattattacttatatgacttgtttaagataaaaattatagaaCTAATTAAGAAAGAAATTTAATTTGTGGTGATACAGAATCGGAGCATGGGATATTTCATGCAATATTGCGGGGTCACGTTGACTTCAAAAGTGATCCTTGGCCTTCGATATCTGAACCGGCCAAGGATCTTGTAAAGAGGATGTTGAATTCAGATCCGAAGCAACGGCTGACAGCACATCAAGTGCTTGGTAAGTAAATACAAAATGAATTAAACATTCTTTAACTACACAAGATTCATTTGTTGATTCTATAAATTTTAATTCCAGCTCACCCATGGATTATGGAAGATGGAGAAGCATCTGATACACCACTTGATAATGCTGTTCTTGGCAGACTAAAACAATTCAAGGCAATGAATAATTTCAAGAAAGTTGCACTTCGGGTAAGTAATAGTCATTTGTCACACACTCACACAACAAAAAACTTATGTATGATCATGTGAATGGCTGACAACTGATCTCTTTAAATTGTTTTCGGAACGAATAGGTCATTGCAGGATgtctttcggaggaagaaataatgGGATTAAAACAAATGTTCAGAGGTATGGATTCGGATAACAGTGGAACAATAACACTTGAGGAGTTGAAACATGGACTATCTAAACAACGAACAAAACTAACCGAGTCTGAAGTCAAACAGTTGATGGAAGCTGTAAGATATATAATCAATTACTGTATTTGTTACTTAATTAAAAATTAGATCAGAGTTTAGAAATATGGTAACATGAAATCTTTTTATTTAATAGGCTGATGCAGATGGAAATGGAACCATAGATTATGAAGAGTTCATAACGGCAACAATGCATATGAATAGAATGGATAGAGAAGATCATCTATACACCGCTTTCCAATATTTCGATAAAGATAACAGCGGGTATATAAACTCCTAGCTAGTAGTATGAATTTGACATCAAAAGAATATACGTTTATGATCTGTAATGCACATTTTTGTTGTCAGATATATTACTATAGAAGAACTAGAGCAAGCTCTCCGTGAATATGGAATGAATGATGACAGAGATATAAAAGAGGTTATCTCAGAAGTTGACTCAGATCATGTAAGTAACTAACTTTAACTATAAGGATCCAAATGCACTAGAGATACAAAACAATATTAAATTGGTATATGTAAAAGAAACTACCTTCGGGTTTGAGTCGGGTTGGGTCCACCTAAAATACTTCATTAGCAAAATTTCAGTTTTCACCCTCAATTATTAAATATGTAGTACAAATTTAAATTATTTCTGTAAAAATGATCTTCTCTTTAACGAGATTGACTTAAAATAAACATCCAATATACACATCAATGTAGCAATAGCTAAGTGGTATCCGGTACTTTAGAAACTGTGACCTTCCATGTGGAAGCTTGATCATAAAAATGGTGTAGGTTTGATTCCCACTCGCGGCAAGAATTTACAACTCTTGTGACAGTGAGGTGATACATGTGTTGACCCTACTAACCCAAATCCTTTAATCTAATCCTTTTTCTTTCATTTGACCTGTTAGAAAACTAACCTCGGGTATATTCTTTGTAAGAAAATGAGTCATAATTAGTAAGACAATGAGCCAAATTCTTCGGAGCTTTAAATAATTACAAACTTTGCAGGATGGACGGATAAACTATGATGAGTTTGTGGCAATGATGAGATCAAAGACCCAAGCTGACACAATGAATCCAAAGAAACGGAGACAATCATTCGTCATTAAATCATAGTGGCAACCCAGTTATGCCTATGTATGGTCGAagataaaaaaaaattgctgaaaATACAAATTTCAAAATATGTCCAAGTGAGGATGACTGACTGTGGCAACGAGAGTTCAATGGTTTGGAGGGAACAGCTAGAGGGAACTAAGAACCGGTGTGAATATTTGGTTTTAGCAACAAAAAAAACTTCATGTTTTTTTGCTTTTGATGATATAGAAACAACAATTGTAATGGGTATTTGGGTTGGTTTTGATAACATATTCCAAATTGTACGTATGCACAAGATATAGATTCAATTGTAGGGCTAGTTTGCAGATACTTTTGCAATCTTTCTTTAGGATCCATATTCTGAATATGTTTTTGATCGATTTCAAGTTTAGCTTACAAATACTTTTGATACTTTTTTCCAATTATTTGATCTTGTTTATTTTTTGGATTATGTTTTCATGCCTTAGCTTTTCAGTATTTTGGGATACGTGATAATGCACCATTCATATAATTTATAAGCAGAACTACAACTAAATTAACACATTGTTTCTGATACAACCTTTTCTAGTAGCTACACTCTAAATTTTCTATGGGAGAAGAGATAAGGTTGGGACAATTTTCTGATTTGGTTAACTGAAAAATTGAAATTGAAAAGAAGTATTTATAGCTTACTAAATACTTCATAGGTGTGTGTTGAATGTCTTTTTATTTTTCGAGACTTGTTAGTTGTGCAGGGTTTAACTAGGTTGGTGGTTGTCTTTGATGCCGCACGACTTGCTTGTGATCGTTTGTTTtttattgtattttaatttttattattttaataaataatatttaccGGGTATAATCCATTACCAAAAAAAATTACGAGTTTAAGTAAATACTCTCAATTAGTTTTCGTTGTAAAAACCCTTCTAAGTATTAATTACCCCAAACATTGAAGCCCAGACAGATCATTGAGAGGGGGATTTTCTTTACTTTTGGGGTGTTTCACTTTGAGTGGAGAAataacttctctttattctaggataaggAAATGATTATTTACATCTTACCTCTCCACACACAACTTATGTGGAATTAGattttgttgttgctgttgttgattGAAGCGCAAATAGATTTATATAAATGTATTTGTAATTCTGAATTTGTCATGTTTTCATGTTAGTTGTTAAGTTTCAATGATAATATATGTTtttataatcatttttatgtttttTTTCAATAAACTCGTAGAATTACTTAAAACTAGAAAACAATCGGACCACGCGTTGCTATGGTGGAAATTAGCATAGAAATTCCATGTAATAAAACGAAATaattactacctccgtcccattacaagtgttcAATTTTTTGTTGTACATAGTTTTAGAAAAATCAAACTAACTTCGTTCTCTATCAATCAGAAATCTATTCACTCGAAAATAACATTTTCTAATTGATTGAATTACCAAGTACACATCTTATATGGGACATCACAAAATGGTAATAGACACTTTTGGTGGGATGGAGGGGTATAAATCTCTAAAGTAATAGACAGAAAATTAGAAGCATGAAATCATTTATGTgtgtaataataaaataacaaacaTAAAACTCAAAAACATTGGAAGGTTAATAATTTATGTGtggaataaaatataaaataaaattagaTGTGAACACATGTAGGTAAACGACAATTAACAAAACTAATACGGCACCAAATTGGGTGCCTATTAGTATAGAGTGGAATGGAATGGAATGGAATAAGCGAATGATATTCCTCTCAGATGTACGATATCGCATCCATACTACTC
This genomic interval carries:
- the LOC139897432 gene encoding calcium-dependent protein kinase 17-like — its product is MGNCCSQTQPPDNNAELEVKKSLKGDKTNEQNNTTTTVPPKKIPTAQAATKNGNQSPIGTVLGRPMEDVRTLYTIGKELGRGQFGVTHLCTCKKTGKQFACKTIAKRKLANKEDIEDVKREVQIMHHLAGQNNIVELKGAFEDKHSVHLVMELCAGGELFDRIIAKGHYTERAAASLLRTIVRIVHTCHSMGVIHRDLKPENFLLLNKEENAPLLATDFGLSVFYKQGEVFKDIVGSAYYIAPEVLKRKYGPEVDIWSIGVMLYILLSGVPPFWAESEHGIFHAILRGHVDFKSDPWPSISEPAKDLVKRMLNSDPKQRLTAHQVLAHPWIMEDGEASDTPLDNAVLGRLKQFKAMNNFKKVALRVIAGCLSEEEIMGLKQMFRGMDSDNSGTITLEELKHGLSKQRTKLTESEVKQLMEAADADGNGTIDYEEFITATMHMNRMDREDHLYTAFQYFDKDNSGYITIEELEQALREYGMNDDRDIKEVISEVDSDHDGRINYDEFVAMMRSKTQADTMNPKKRRQSFVIKS